One stretch of Carassius carassius chromosome 18, fCarCar2.1, whole genome shotgun sequence DNA includes these proteins:
- the mthfd1a gene encoding C-1-tetrahydrofolate synthase, cytoplasmic isoform X2, whose protein sequence is MFAVTASVLRRGALRYRDSQRTMATIVSGNKTAKLVKDRLKKEVAAMKDQFPGFRPGLVVLQVGDRDDSNLYISMKLKAAAEIGINANHIRLPETATEDEVLQRIVAVNENPAVHGLIVQLPLDSINPMNTEKVTNAVAPEKDVDGLTSINAGKLSRGDLGDCFIPCTPNGCMELISQTGLSVMGKNAVVIGRSKIVGAPMHDLLLWNHATVTTCHSKTLDLAEQVGRADILVVGAGRAEMVKGEWVKEGAVVIDCGINHIPDSSKASGKRVVGDVHYPSATERAGYITPVPGGVGPMTVAMLMKNTVESAKRFLQKYTPGKWNIEYTKKNPLEPQLSDAEISCSCQSKTIGQLAREVGLFSEEVEPYGRSRAKIRLDALKRMEKQPDGKYVVVTGITSTPLGEGKRTTALGLAQALGAHLNINTFACVQEPSPGSFFGARGIAVGGGYSQIIPLEEALFDLLVPLREGQRSVSPAQLNRLTKLGIEKSDPLTRTEIRRFVKLDIDPDTATDSGSLENEIMAILSLSSSEEEMQQRLAKIVVATNKSGDPVTTEDLDVSGPLAMLLKDALKPVLMQTVEGTPAFLHTSPLADIAQGSPSILADKLALKMVGSEGFVVTESGHGADIGLEKFFNIKCRYSGLRPDVVVIVATVRTLKMHGGAPPVQAGLPLPKEYSQENLKQLEGGCCHLKRQIENAQAFGLPVIVAVNKFSGDTDPELELVCGQAREAGAFDAVQCTNWSEGGAGALALAEAVQRAAKLPGQFSFLYDTQIPAADKLRTVAQKMYGAKDIDLSPKSKEKLALYTKQGFGNLPVCIAKTHLSLSNDPMLKGVPTNFMLPITDIKAHVGAGFLCCMTESTNTEMDDPMWPCFHGNNLYSDSK, encoded by the exons ATGTTTGCCGTCACTGCCTCTGTGCTCCGGCGAGGAGCTTTGAGATACCGAGACAGCCAGCGTACCATGGCAACCATTGTATCTGGAAACAAGACTGCAAA ACTGGTGAAGGATCGACTGAAGAAGGAGGTAGCAGCGATGAAGGATCAGTTCCCAGGATTCAGGCCTGGCTTGGTTGTGCTGCAG GTTGGGGACAGAGATGACTCAAACCTCTACATCAGCATGAAGCTCAAGGCAGCAGCTGAG ATTGGAATCAATGCGAACCACATTAGGCTTCCCGAGACAGCCACAGAGGATGAA GTCCTGCAAAGGATAGTTGCAGTGAATGAGAATCCTGCGGTCCATGGCCTCATCGTACAGCTACCGCTTGACTCTATCAACCCGATGAACACAGAGAAAGTAACCAATGCTGTGGCCCCAGAGAAAGATGTTGACGG CCTGACCAGTATAAATGCAGGAAAACTGTCTCGTGGAGATCTGGGAGATTGTTTCATTCCATGCACTCCTAATGGCTGTATGGAGCTCATCAGTCAGACCG GTTTGAGTGTGATGGGGAAGAATGCTGTCGTGATCGGCCGCAGTAAGATCGTTGGAGCTCCAATGCACGATCTGCTCTTATGGAATCATGCCACAGTGACCACCTGTCACTCAAAGACCCTTGACCTTGCTGAACAG GTGGGCAGAGCAGACATCTTGGTTGTGGGTGCTGGCAGAGCTGAGATGGTGAAAGGAGAGTGGGTGAAGGAGGGGGCGGTGGTCATAGACTGTGGTATCAATCATATACCAG ACAGCAGCAAAGCCAGTGGGAAACGGGTGGTGGGGGATGTGCACTACCCTTCAGCAACAGAGCGAGCTGGATACATCACCCCAGTGCCTGGTGGAGTCGGACCCATGACTGTAGCCATGCTGATGAAG AATACAGTGGAAAGTGCAAAGCGGTTTCTGCAGAAATACACTCCAGGAAAATGGAACATAGAGTACACAAAGAAGAATCCCCTAGAGCCTCAGCTGAG TGATGCTGAAATCTCCTGTTCATGCCAAAGCAAAACAATTGGTCAGCTTGCAAGAGAGGTGGGCTTGTTTTCTGAGGAAGTGGAGCCATATGGTAGGAGCAGGGCTAAGATACGACTGGATGCTCTGAAACGCATGGAGAAACAGCCTGATGGGAAATATGTGGTTGTCACTGG AATTACTTCTACTCCATTGGGTGAGGGAAAGCGGACCACCGCTCTCGGACTGGCTCAGGCTTTAGGGGCTCACCTGAATATCAACACTTTTGCCTGTGTGCAAGAGCCTTCCCCAGGATCCTTTTTTGGTGCTAGGG GGATTGCTGTTGGAGGTGGGTACTCTCAGATTATCCCGTTGGAGGAG GCTTTATTTGACTTATTGGTTCCTCTCAGAGAGGGGCAAAGGTCCGTTTCTCCAGCCCAGCTTAATCGACTGACG AAACTGGGCATTGAGAAATCTGACCCCTTGACCAGGACTGAGATAAGACGTTTTGTCAAACTGGACATTGACCCAGACACTGCAACA GATTCTGGCTCTTTAGAAAACGAGATCATGGCTATACTGTCACTCAGCAGCAGTGAAGAGGAGATGCAGCAGAGGCTGGCCAAGATAGTAGTGGCTACAAACAAATCTGGAGACCCTGTCACCACAGAGGATTTG GATGTCAGTGGTCCACTGGCCATGCTATTGAAAGATGCCCTGAAACCTGTCTTGATGCAGACTGTGGAG GGTACACCGGCGTTTCTTCACACCAGCCCATTAGCTGATATTGCCCAAGGCAGTCCTTCCATTCTGGCAGACAAACTGGCTTTAAAAATGGTCGGATCCGAAGGATTTGTAG TCACTGAGTCTGGTCACGGGGCTGACATTGGCTTGGAGAAGTTCTTCAACATTAAATGTCGCTACTCAGGCCTGCGGCCAGATGTGGTCGTGATAGTGGCCACTGTTCGTACCTTGAAGATGCATGGTGGTGCCCCACCT GTTCAAGCAGGTTTGCCCCTTCCAAAAGAGTATTCCCAGGAG AACCTCAAGCAGCTGGAGGGAGGCTGCTGTCACCTGAAGAGACAGATTGAAAATGCACAAGCATTTGGTTTACCAGTGATCGTAGCTGTCAACAAATTCAG CGGTGATACTGACCCTGAGCTGGAGCTGGTGTGTGGCCAGGCGAGGGAGGCTGGAGCCTTTGATGCAGTGCAGTGCACTAACTGGTCTGAGGGGGGCGCTGGAGCGCTGGCTCTGGCAGAAGCTGTTCAGAGAGCTGCAAAACTACCTGGACAGTTCAGTTTCCTCTACGACACACAG ATTCCAGCTGCTGATAAGTTAAGGACTGTGGCACAAAAGATGTATGGTGCAAAAGACATTGATCTCtctccaaaatcaaaagaaaagctTGCACTTTATACAAAACAG GGCTTTGGGAATCTGCCGGTTTGCATAGCTAAGACACACCTGTCCTTGAGTAATGACCCCATGCTGAAGGGAGTGCCCACCAACTTCATGCTGCCCATAACTGATATCAAGGCCCATGTTGGAGCAGGTTTCCTCTGCTGTATGACTGAATCG ACAAATACAGAAATGGATGATCCCATGTGGccctgtttccatggcaacaaccTTTACAGTGACAGCAAGTAG
- the mthfd1a gene encoding C-1-tetrahydrofolate synthase, cytoplasmic isoform X1 produces MFAVTASVLRRGALRYRDSQRTMATIVSGNKTAKLVKDRLKKEVAAMKDQFPGFRPGLVVLQVGDRDDSNLYISMKLKAAAEIGINANHIRLPETATEDEVLQRIVAVNENPAVHGLIVQLPLDSINPMNTEKVTNAVAPEKDVDGLTSINAGKLSRGDLGDCFIPCTPNGCMELISQTGLSVMGKNAVVIGRSKIVGAPMHDLLLWNHATVTTCHSKTLDLAEQVGRADILVVGAGRAEMVKGEWVKEGAVVIDCGINHIPDSSKASGKRVVGDVHYPSATERAGYITPVPGGVGPMTVAMLMKNTVESAKRFLQKYTPGKWNIEYTKKNPLEPQLSDAEISCSCQSKTIGQLAREVGLFSEEVEPYGRSRAKIRLDALKRMEKQPDGKYVVVTGITSTPLGEGKRTTALGLAQALGAHLNINTFACVQEPSPGSFFGARGIAVGGGYSQIIPLEEVSLQSLGQNALISAASRVVMDTIKAHAHYESKLSEKALFDLLVPLREGQRSVSPAQLNRLTKLGIEKSDPLTRTEIRRFVKLDIDPDTATDSGSLENEIMAILSLSSSEEEMQQRLAKIVVATNKSGDPVTTEDLDVSGPLAMLLKDALKPVLMQTVEGTPAFLHTSPLADIAQGSPSILADKLALKMVGSEGFVVTESGHGADIGLEKFFNIKCRYSGLRPDVVVIVATVRTLKMHGGAPPVQAGLPLPKEYSQENLKQLEGGCCHLKRQIENAQAFGLPVIVAVNKFSGDTDPELELVCGQAREAGAFDAVQCTNWSEGGAGALALAEAVQRAAKLPGQFSFLYDTQIPAADKLRTVAQKMYGAKDIDLSPKSKEKLALYTKQGFGNLPVCIAKTHLSLSNDPMLKGVPTNFMLPITDIKAHVGAGFLCCMTESTNTEMDDPMWPCFHGNNLYSDSK; encoded by the exons ATGTTTGCCGTCACTGCCTCTGTGCTCCGGCGAGGAGCTTTGAGATACCGAGACAGCCAGCGTACCATGGCAACCATTGTATCTGGAAACAAGACTGCAAA ACTGGTGAAGGATCGACTGAAGAAGGAGGTAGCAGCGATGAAGGATCAGTTCCCAGGATTCAGGCCTGGCTTGGTTGTGCTGCAG GTTGGGGACAGAGATGACTCAAACCTCTACATCAGCATGAAGCTCAAGGCAGCAGCTGAG ATTGGAATCAATGCGAACCACATTAGGCTTCCCGAGACAGCCACAGAGGATGAA GTCCTGCAAAGGATAGTTGCAGTGAATGAGAATCCTGCGGTCCATGGCCTCATCGTACAGCTACCGCTTGACTCTATCAACCCGATGAACACAGAGAAAGTAACCAATGCTGTGGCCCCAGAGAAAGATGTTGACGG CCTGACCAGTATAAATGCAGGAAAACTGTCTCGTGGAGATCTGGGAGATTGTTTCATTCCATGCACTCCTAATGGCTGTATGGAGCTCATCAGTCAGACCG GTTTGAGTGTGATGGGGAAGAATGCTGTCGTGATCGGCCGCAGTAAGATCGTTGGAGCTCCAATGCACGATCTGCTCTTATGGAATCATGCCACAGTGACCACCTGTCACTCAAAGACCCTTGACCTTGCTGAACAG GTGGGCAGAGCAGACATCTTGGTTGTGGGTGCTGGCAGAGCTGAGATGGTGAAAGGAGAGTGGGTGAAGGAGGGGGCGGTGGTCATAGACTGTGGTATCAATCATATACCAG ACAGCAGCAAAGCCAGTGGGAAACGGGTGGTGGGGGATGTGCACTACCCTTCAGCAACAGAGCGAGCTGGATACATCACCCCAGTGCCTGGTGGAGTCGGACCCATGACTGTAGCCATGCTGATGAAG AATACAGTGGAAAGTGCAAAGCGGTTTCTGCAGAAATACACTCCAGGAAAATGGAACATAGAGTACACAAAGAAGAATCCCCTAGAGCCTCAGCTGAG TGATGCTGAAATCTCCTGTTCATGCCAAAGCAAAACAATTGGTCAGCTTGCAAGAGAGGTGGGCTTGTTTTCTGAGGAAGTGGAGCCATATGGTAGGAGCAGGGCTAAGATACGACTGGATGCTCTGAAACGCATGGAGAAACAGCCTGATGGGAAATATGTGGTTGTCACTGG AATTACTTCTACTCCATTGGGTGAGGGAAAGCGGACCACCGCTCTCGGACTGGCTCAGGCTTTAGGGGCTCACCTGAATATCAACACTTTTGCCTGTGTGCAAGAGCCTTCCCCAGGATCCTTTTTTGGTGCTAGGG GGATTGCTGTTGGAGGTGGGTACTCTCAGATTATCCCGTTGGAGGAG GTCAGCCTTCAGTCTTTAGGCCAGAATGCGCTCATCTCTGCTGCCAGTAGAGTTGTGATGGACACTATTAAAGCACATGCTCACTATGAGTCCAAGCTCTCTGAGAAG GCTTTATTTGACTTATTGGTTCCTCTCAGAGAGGGGCAAAGGTCCGTTTCTCCAGCCCAGCTTAATCGACTGACG AAACTGGGCATTGAGAAATCTGACCCCTTGACCAGGACTGAGATAAGACGTTTTGTCAAACTGGACATTGACCCAGACACTGCAACA GATTCTGGCTCTTTAGAAAACGAGATCATGGCTATACTGTCACTCAGCAGCAGTGAAGAGGAGATGCAGCAGAGGCTGGCCAAGATAGTAGTGGCTACAAACAAATCTGGAGACCCTGTCACCACAGAGGATTTG GATGTCAGTGGTCCACTGGCCATGCTATTGAAAGATGCCCTGAAACCTGTCTTGATGCAGACTGTGGAG GGTACACCGGCGTTTCTTCACACCAGCCCATTAGCTGATATTGCCCAAGGCAGTCCTTCCATTCTGGCAGACAAACTGGCTTTAAAAATGGTCGGATCCGAAGGATTTGTAG TCACTGAGTCTGGTCACGGGGCTGACATTGGCTTGGAGAAGTTCTTCAACATTAAATGTCGCTACTCAGGCCTGCGGCCAGATGTGGTCGTGATAGTGGCCACTGTTCGTACCTTGAAGATGCATGGTGGTGCCCCACCT GTTCAAGCAGGTTTGCCCCTTCCAAAAGAGTATTCCCAGGAG AACCTCAAGCAGCTGGAGGGAGGCTGCTGTCACCTGAAGAGACAGATTGAAAATGCACAAGCATTTGGTTTACCAGTGATCGTAGCTGTCAACAAATTCAG CGGTGATACTGACCCTGAGCTGGAGCTGGTGTGTGGCCAGGCGAGGGAGGCTGGAGCCTTTGATGCAGTGCAGTGCACTAACTGGTCTGAGGGGGGCGCTGGAGCGCTGGCTCTGGCAGAAGCTGTTCAGAGAGCTGCAAAACTACCTGGACAGTTCAGTTTCCTCTACGACACACAG ATTCCAGCTGCTGATAAGTTAAGGACTGTGGCACAAAAGATGTATGGTGCAAAAGACATTGATCTCtctccaaaatcaaaagaaaagctTGCACTTTATACAAAACAG GGCTTTGGGAATCTGCCGGTTTGCATAGCTAAGACACACCTGTCCTTGAGTAATGACCCCATGCTGAAGGGAGTGCCCACCAACTTCATGCTGCCCATAACTGATATCAAGGCCCATGTTGGAGCAGGTTTCCTCTGCTGTATGACTGAATCG ACAAATACAGAAATGGATGATCCCATGTGGccctgtttccatggcaacaaccTTTACAGTGACAGCAAGTAG